GTATCTAAACACTTAAAAAGCGATTATACCTGCTTGCCTTTAACTCTTCCAGGTTTTGGAGGCACCTCCGTATCCGAAACTCCGTCTATTTCCAGTTTTTCAAAATTTATTAATGATGAAATTGCGACACTAGAGCTTAAGGATTATATCCTAGTAGGACATTCTATGGGAGGTAAATTAGCGTTACATGCGGCCTTACAGAATGTTGATAATCCACCAAGTAAAATTATATTAGTTGCTCCCTCTCCTCCTACAACAGAAGACATGTCTGCCCAAGAAAAGAAGCGCATGTTGAAACATACTGATAGGGCAGAAGCCATACAAACAGTGAAGAATGGAATTGTTAAATCTTTAAAAAAAGAACGCTTTGATTATGCCGTAAACTCGCAACTGAAAATAGCAGAAGTTTCTTGGCAATGGTGGTTAAACACTGGAATGAATAATTCTATTGCAACTCAAGTTATAAATTTAGAGACTCCAGTAAGTGTTATTTTTTCTATGGATGATTCTGTTATTAAAGATGTAGCGATACAAAAAGAGGTGTTGCCTTATCTTAAAAAAGCAACACCTATTCCATTAAATGGTATCGGTCATCTGATACCTCTAGAAGCTCCTAAAAAATTAGCACTTCTTTTAAAACAAATTATAGCTTAGAAAGCAGATTCTACCGCTCCACCATCCACGCGTATATTAGCTCCGTTGATGTAGGTAGCATGCTCAGAACATAAAAATGCAATAGTAGACCCAACTTCTTCAGGTTTTCCTCTACGTTCCATGGCAATATGTGGTCTCTTATTTTTTACAAACCACGCTACAGCTTCGTCTACAGAACAATTACGTTCTTCGGCTAAATCTTCCATCATAGCGTCTGTCATTGGTGTTTTTACGTATGCAGGTGAAACACAGTTAAATAAAATATTTTCTTTGGAGTAAGAACGTGATAAACACTTAGATAAGTTGATAATTCCTGCCTTACATGCGTTATACGGACTCTCTTCTTCGTAGGGTTGGTAGGCATTTTCGGAAGCAATCATAATCATTCTACCCCAGTTAAGCTCTTGCATTTGCGGAATAAAAGCCCTGGCTATACGTACGGCTCCCATTAAATCTACATCAATGGTTTGCATCCAGTCATCATCAGAAAGACTTAAAAAATCTCCCGCAGCTCCACGTGCACCTGCAGCATTAACCACAATGTGCGCTCCACCAAAATCATCTTTAATTTTTTTAGCTAAGGCTTTTACTTCTTCATTTTTAGTGATATCTGCCGTAATTCCGAAAATTTTAGCGTCTTTACGGGTTTCTTTTAATTCTTTAATAGTCTCATTTAAGGCTTCTTGATCTCTATCAGATAGTATGATGGTAACTCCCTCATCGACTAAAAAACCAGCGGTAGATTTTCCTATTCCTGAATCTGCTCCTGTTATAAGAGCAGTTTTTCCTTCTATATTAAATTTCATAAGCTTTTTTTTATTAATACTCTAAATTAGAGCCTAATAAAAAAGCAGACTAACTTTAAAACTATAGATGTTAACACAATAGGTTTTGCATTAATTTCTCAATGGATAGGGTTATTTGTTGCTCTGAGAAAGTTCCTTTTCCGTAAGTTTTCTAAAGGCGTACTTGTAACCTTCAAAAGTAGCTATGGCATAAAACAAAATATCCATAGGACTAAAAGTTTCAGACATAATAGGAATGGCTTGCGCATAGTCAAAAAGAACTAATGTTTCTAAATATCCTAATTCCTCATAGGTGGCGATAGCTCCAATAACACTCAAGAAATTCCCTAGAATACAACTTAATAAGGCTATCCCACCACCTAATAATCCAAATATTAGGTCAATTCCTTTGCCAAAATATCCTGTGGCAAGCCCTACCATTGCACCAATACCTATGGCCATGAATCCAATTTGATACCCAGTAGCAGTGGTGATGACAGCCCATAGTAAGGCTCCTATTATACCTGCACAAAGTCCGCCAAAAATAGCTGCTGGTAAATTTTGCTCCGCTTTTATTTTTACTAGATTTTCATCTGAAACTAAGGTTATTATGTCTTCACGCTGTAAGTGCTTGTCGTCATTTAAGCGCTCTTCTATACTAGTATCTAGGCTGTAATTTGAACATGTGGGGGCAAAATCTGCTTTTAAACCGGTAAGGTTACAAAGCATTCCTTGTTGCATATCTAGGGTACGATTGGTACATTTTTTACAAAATACTAAATGCTCTTCTCTAGTCATAGGGAGGGTTTTATTGAATGAGATGGGGTTTTAGTGTGGATGCATCAGTATGTAGGTTGCCAAAAAAAGTAAGCGTTTTCTTTTTGTAACTTAACTTGATTTTATTGATATTATTTTTTTTGATGTTTTTGAGTTGCTCTTTATTAATAATGTAATTTATCTTAGTGATCCAACATTTTGAAATGTTTGAAAAATTAGAATTTATTTCATCGCTATCAGAAGTAATCATAAAATTATTCTGACCATCACAAAACATAAGCTTAGTGCCTTTTGTGGTTCTAATTTTAATATGAGAAAGTACGGTTGTGTTTAGGAAATAATAGCCTGCTAAATTTTGAAAGCTCGTCCAAATTTGGCCTTCGTTTGATTCAGCTATTTTATTTCCGGGTATGTTTTGTATTAAATTTTCTGTAAAAGTATCTACATGGTTTCGTTCTAAAGCACGCATGTTACCAAATGCGGCCAGAACTTTATCAATTTTTTTTAAAAATTTCATTAAGTCTTGTGTGGGTTGAGAAGTGGTTGATTTTTTGTTTTATGCGGTGTTTTATTTTTACATAGATTGATGTGTATTTATTGCTTAGTTACTATCTAACACTATTCTTAGTGAGCTATGTTTTCTTTATTATTAAATATTTTTAAATGATATATAGAACCAATAACATGATGAGGTAGACGATGAGTTGTGCCATAAAGAAAAGTTTTTGGTGTACGTTCTTTGTAACAACTATTAATACATAGTGCTAGTTGGGGAGTAGGAACAGAACAAAGTACGTTATTGGTCATTACAGTGGTTGATAGCTGTTTTTAAGTTATTTCTTACGTATTTTATTTTGAGGGTAAAATTTCGTACGAAATTAAGTTATAACAATATTCGTGTGTATTTTCTGTATATTTCCTATTTAATCGATGAAGCGCATATTTTAACGATGAATAGGTGTTGTGAGTAAGCTACTTAGGGATTGTTTCTTTTTTATATAGAAAATAGAAAATACACGGATAGCTTGTTATTTACGTAGATTTACGTAGTGTTTATTTGTAGGAAAAATTTAATAAACAGGTAAAAAATCCTAGTAGGTTCTTGATGAGGAGTAGGATTATTTCAAATTTAACGAATCAAAATTCACATCTTTTTTAATTGGTTAGAACAATTAGTATCTCCCATTTTATTTAAAGTACAGTACCTATTTATTCTTTATTGTAGAATTCTTTAAACGTTTTAATGTCTAACCATCCTTCTTTTCCGTTTTTGGTAATTCGGTAAAACGAATTTGTTTTCTGACTAAACTGATTAAAATCTGGAATTAGGTGCTGAGGGAATATTCCAATCTGATCATCACTGTAGAGGTATATTAAGTGGTCTATAGTATTCTGCTCAATTTGATCATATACCTCAGGAGTAACTCTTTCAAGAGTTACACTTCCTTCTTCTTTAGAAAAGTTGGAGGGTCTAACTGGAGGAAAGAAGATGGTATCTTTAGTACTTTTACTAATAAAATAATCAGGTTTTTCTTTGGCTGACTTTTGATAAATTGCTTTATCAAAATCATAATAATAAATTTCACTTTTGCCGTACCGTATAATTTTAATATGATTGGGGAATTTTTTATATTGAGTATTTACACTCACTGAAATATAATTACCTCCGTCTAAAAAACTTAAACTATCTATAGCATCTGGTATGCCTTTGAAATGAAGTGTTATTTTTTCTTTTAATAGTCCAAAATTACCTTTAGTAATGATGAGAACATATTTTTTTAAATCTTTTAGATACTTTATGGAGTATTCTGTAGAATAGACCGTGCCACATGAAAATAGATCTGGTTCGGGAAAGGCATTAATTTTTGAGATGGAATTATCATAATAGTGCGGTCCAGTAGCAGTAAGAACCTCTAATCCGTCTTCTATAAAATAGACCTCTTTTAGTTCTGGTATTTTAATTTCTTCAAGCGTACAGGTTTTGTATATAGCAATAGAATCACTAAGAATAGCTTTTATAAAATTTGGAGTATAAAGAATAGTGTCATATTTTTTTTTCAAAACATTAATTCCTTTGGGATTAGTTAAGATATATTGATGTCCTTCTTTTTCAAGATTATAATATAGTGAACAGTAGGAATCATTATAGTTTTCTTGATTGGCTGTAAATGATAAGGAATACAGGTCATTTTGAGCATAACCGTTTATACAGCTAATACTATAAAATAGAAACAAAAAAAGTAATTTTAGGAGTGACATTTTATTTTTTTTCAAATTTCAGCATTTTTGATTTATTCTTATGGCATAAGGTAAAATGTTTATACTTATAAATACCACTAAAGGTTAACTTGTTTATTTCAGTTTACAATAGTTTACAATTTTTCTATAGCTTTTCTCATTCGTCTGTTTAGTAGATTTCTTTTTTTAAACCTGGTTATTCTAAGTAATTTCCTGATTAGTGGGGAATCGGATTTATGAATTGAATTATTAGTAGTATTTTTGAAATTCAAAAAAAAATCATTTATAATCCTTAGTTTATGCCATACCAAGATATGTTTGTTCTTTTCTGGGAACAAGTAAAAGAAAGTGTTCAAGAAGGCCGATTTGCTAAGTTAACGATGGCAAAGACTATTGGTAAGCCCGACTTGAAAAATATATTTTTGAGACCAATCTATTCTGATAAAGGCTTTAAAGTGTTGCTTAAATTTCGTTACAGATCTAGAGAAACAGAGGATCAGGAAGAAGTGCTAACCTTAGAGGAAGCTTTAGTAGTCTTAAAGCCATACCTTAGAAAGTCTTTTTTATCGGTGCTTTTATTTACTACAACAAAGGATGTTATGTTCAAAATAAACAGGAAAGGTATAGGTAGCATGACCGAAACTTCTCCTTCATTTCATCATGTTACCCAAGCTAAGAGTGATCTAGATTAGGGTTTACAGCATTATCAGTCTCTTAGTTTATATTGTTTTACATGACAAACCTATCTTAACAGGTAATTAGGAGGGTATAGTTGTAGTGGTCAGCTATAGTAGTGGTTATTCTTTTTTATTTTGAAGGAACGGATTGTACATCATGATGGCATGGTTTTCTACAATCATTGATTCTGTTTCTGCTTCACCCGTATTTATAATTTTAAATATTTGGTTGTGCCTAGAGTAGCCTCCCCAATATTGTTGTTTAATTTGATGATTGCGTTCTTCAATTTTATAAGATTCCTTTATTTCATTATTAGAAAATAATTCTCCGTTTAAATGTGTTTTGTCTAACCATAGTTTAATTATGAAACTATGCTCTGTTTCATTTTTCACCTGCAAGTCAATATAATTATAGGAGAGTGTTGCTCCCGCACCAAAAGGTACTTTTCTATTCACATCAGGGAAAACATCAAACCCATGCCTGTAGCGTTCTGTAATGGTCAGTGGACTATGAGCAAAAACCCAAAATAGGAGATTACCTAACTGACAGAGTCCGCCACCAATATCACGATCTATGGCCCCGCTTTTTAAAACCAAACCTTCTAAATATCCTTTTCTCTTGGTGGGGCGACCAACAAGTTTCCAGAGTGAGAAATATTCATTGGGTTTTATCTCTATCTCATGCAAATGTTTTATAGCAATACTAAGGTTTGTTCTTTTATTTTCTTGAAGATACATATCCACATCTTTAAGCGGTCTTAGCACAAGAGATCTGTGTTTAAATACAGAATGGGTAAAACTTGTATTGCTGGTTGTGTTCGCATATTTACGGTCAGTAAAAACCCAATGATACCTTCGTTTAAGAATAAAATATTCTTTGCCCAAAAGTTGTCTTAATTGCCCACGTTGTTTAGGTTTTTCAATTTCGTTCAAGAGTATGTGTTTTTAAGTTTTTAGCTCAATCTAAATATGTAAAGGTCTTATAAAGATACGATTTATACGTTTTTGGCTAGCTCCATTTTTGTAACGTATTTTTTATTTGCATTCGTTCCATAGAGAATGTTTTTGATTTTTGGTCCAATAGGGTAATCATCTGGATGTTTTTTATAATTAATTCTGATGCATCTAAGTTTAAATTCCCATGATGCTCTCTACTTTTTTTAATAAGTTTAAACACTAATTCTATTACCTTTTCAAGGTGATCTTCATTCATGTTTTGAATTAGGGTAGTGAAATCATCAGGCGCTATTTCTGAAATTTCTGATATAGAAATATTAAATTCATTTTTTAATGTTAGCTTAATATGGTCCAATGCGCTTTCTTCATTTCCAGTTTCAAAATCATTAACCTTACGGATAAGATTTTTAAGAACTTCTGTTAATCGTTGTACTTCACGTAAGATAAAATCCTTTTCTTCAATCAAAATTTTTAGGTTTTAAATGGTACTATTTTTTTAGAACAACTGAATTATAGAACTTTCAGTAGTCTCGAAAAATAAAAGTAATCGTTATTTCTTTATGAGCTTGTAGTTTTCTTTGAAAATTAAAAACGTCAATAATTAGTTGAAATGATTTATACCATTTTATCGCTGTAGTGCAATTTTAATATCTGGAGATTCAAGTATAAAATTAGAAATATCTTTTGCCCAAATTTGATATGTAGTTTTTGAGGGATGCACCCCATCACTAAAAAAATTAGAAGAATGTATGTTAAGGTTATAGCGGTTGATGAGATCTACAGAGCTTACTGGACGGGTATAATAGTACACATTATCAAAATTTTTAACCACTTTTTCTAATTCGTTACCTAGAATTGTAACTAGATTACCAATAATAAACTTTATTAAAGCTGTAAATGCAGGAAATTCTTTAATAGGGGGCATATTGGTAAAAACCACAGGAACTCCTTTAAATTTTAGTTGGATACTTTTTATAAGAGTACGTATATCTCTATTCCATTTTTTAGGAGAGTTTAATTCAAAGGCATCATTGCCGCCGAGTCCTATCACAATAATATCAATAGATTTTTCCGTAATAGTGCCTATAATTTTATCACACACTTGTTTGGCAGTGTAACCACTTTTGGCATAAACTTTCCATTCAATATTGGTCTGTAATGCTATAGCTAATTCATTAGCTAAATTACCTGTAAAACCTTCTTGATGTGTAGCGACACCTACACCAGCAATAGTACTTTCTCCTATGGTTAGCATGCGGAGAACTTTTTTAGAGGCAATAGAAGTTATCCCTTTAGGTCCTCTTGCTTCCGGTAATCTAGGAACATTTTTTTTTATTTTTTTTCCTTGAAAATAGAGTAGGGGTAAAAGAGGAATGGTGATGATGGCTCCTAGAATATAATTTAGGTTCATTTTTTTAAGTATAGGGTCAATATAACAATATGAGTTGTAAAATGGGTACTAGCTTCTTTTTTTAGGTCGTGTGTATTTCTTTTTTATCTCCCAATCAACGCCAATGTTCTTCTCTATTGTTGTAGACCAAATAGCAATGTTGATAAGAGTCCCAATACCAGCCCTCCAAAAATTAAACCAGCAGAAATTATAATTAAAAGAATTAAGAGTATGGTTATGTAAAAGGGTTGACTTTTTTTAAGTTGAATAAAAAATGAATTTTCGGGAGTACTATTCGGGAGTACCTGTGATATAAACCCTTCAATTTTTGAGCTACTAGAACCCTCAAGTATTCGTATTTCATAATCGCCCTCTTTTACCGTAAAATAAAATAATTTTATCTGTCCTTGCTTATAGCTGTTTAACTGTGTCCGAAAAAGGGGTGTATTAAGCGTTACGTTCATTTTAGTAGCGGTATTTATGATACGTGGCTCAAACTTGGTTACAGGCGTTTTTTTAAGTAATGGCCCTTTAAGCCAGATCGCATATATCCCAGCTTCTTTTATATGAAAATGGTGACTGGTATATTGGTATGGAAATTCTAAAACTGAGTGTTGATTAAATTTTTTTCTCAATTTTTTGATGGCGAAAACTAATAAAATGATACCTAAAGGAATGCAAGAGAAGAATAGTATTTTAACAAGTATTGTGATCATTAATAAGGAGTTAATTTAGTGTAGGTTGTATCATTTTATAAATGATAGCAACAGACTTATTTCTGTCTATTTCAATGGGTAAGTTTTAGAAGCGTTAAGATAGTCTATAGTAGAAATTGTTGCAATAGCTAACTCATTTACATTTGTGAGTACTATATCTTGATTTTACCATCTTTTCCATGCTCTTCTGCAGCTCTTTTATATTATCTACAAACGATAGCTAAGAATATAGTTATTATTTAATGCTTACTGTTTTTGCCATACACTTCTGCCCAATAGCCAGTGTTCTCTTTTATTTTAGCTTTTAAAATTTCTCGTACTTCTTGTTCTAGTTGTTGCTTTTCTGCTCCTAATACAAAATGACTTTGGTACATTTTTTCAGCTTTAGCTATATAATCGTTCTTTAAGTTAAGTTCATGCTCCGATTTTGGATTTGTATTTAAAAACGTCATCCCTTGGTGTACCGTCCAATCATCTACATACGTTTCTATGTATAATTCAGTCGTTCTTAGCACTAATTCACCATTTGTATCAAACCTATACTGCTCTTTTCTAAAACCATACGGATACTTATTTTTTTGCATTCGGTCTGCACTTGCCCAATAGGAATAGAAAATGATGCTGTTTTCAATTATTTTATAGGTGCCTAGTTCAATATTCTCACTGCTACAATCCCCATCAAAATCTGAAAGAATAAGTGAAGCTAATTCTTTATCGCCTGTAAAAAGAGTTAAAGTTTCTGTTTGTGTATCCTCATTAGTGCTTGTGGTCCTAAATTCTACTACCTTTCCTTGAATGTTTATCCTCTCTACTTGTGAAATAGATAGCTTAGGTAGCAAGAGTATTAAAAGTATTAAAATTTTTAGATAGGTCATTTTAGTTTTCTATTTTTTTTGTTTCAGTTGTGTAGAAGTGAAACTATCTCTTTAAAGTTTCGCAAGCCTCTTTTTAAATTTAGGGTTTTAAAATACCCTATTCATAAAATTAATATACCCGTTACAAAAATCATCACAGCAACCTCCCATTTGGCAATTTATGTATAAGATAGGGAGTATAAATAGGGATAGAAAAGAGAGGTCTATGAAAGCAACTTTATAGTGTTTTTTATGAAGTCTCTTAATTAAATCTATACTAAAACCAATCACTAAAACTGTAAGGATAAAAAATAACATAATGGCAATGCCTAAACCTACATCTGTAGGGTGTTCTTTACGGCTATTTGCTTCGGACTCCATTAGAAAATAAGCGTAGAGTGTCACCAATGGTAAAGCAATGATGACTATCCTTACTATTATTTTTTTTAACATTTCCATTTTATTTAAAAGTACATAAATTGTTTAATGTTTAGAAACGAGTCTAACCACTATAGTTATTCTAACGCAATAGATGTTAATATTATTTTCATATCGGCTTTTGAACTTTTATAGGGACCATCAAAGAAAGTATGTGTATTGCCTCTAAACGTAATGTCATAAGAACCATCATCATGTATTTTAATGGTTTCTGCAGCAACAGCTATATCCTCTTTAAGTTGTTTTTTATCTTCATGTACTGCGTATTCTTTTATAAGCTTGTCATAATCGCCATACCCAGAACTATTGATAGTATTTGCCAGTAAATAGAGGAATGCTATATTTTTAGTATTCAATGAAGAATAGCTTTTAGCAAGGTCTGTCCTAATCCTTAAGCGGTCTTTGTTCACTGTAGTACCACTAAAGGAATGATAAGGATAATCAACCAAAGCTAAATTTAAATATTCAATAGCTTTTGGGTA
This genomic stretch from Cellulophaga algicola DSM 14237 harbors:
- a CDS encoding SGNH/GDSL hydrolase family protein codes for the protein MNLNYILGAIITIPLLPLLYFQGKKIKKNVPRLPEARGPKGITSIASKKVLRMLTIGESTIAGVGVATHQEGFTGNLANELAIALQTNIEWKVYAKSGYTAKQVCDKIIGTITEKSIDIIVIGLGGNDAFELNSPKKWNRDIRTLIKSIQLKFKGVPVVFTNMPPIKEFPAFTALIKFIIGNLVTILGNELEKVVKNFDNVYYYTRPVSSVDLINRYNLNIHSSNFFSDGVHPSKTTYQIWAKDISNFILESPDIKIALQR
- a CDS encoding alpha/beta fold hydrolase; translation: MEKDKAVKNSKKAIVFLHYFGGDAGSWQWVSKHLKSDYTCLPLTLPGFGGTSVSETPSISSFSKFINDEIATLELKDYILVGHSMGGKLALHAALQNVDNPPSKIILVAPSPPTTEDMSAQEKKRMLKHTDRAEAIQTVKNGIVKSLKKERFDYAVNSQLKIAEVSWQWWLNTGMNNSIATQVINLETPVSVIFSMDDSVIKDVAIQKEVLPYLKKATPIPLNGIGHLIPLEAPKKLALLLKQIIA
- a CDS encoding SDR family NAD(P)-dependent oxidoreductase yields the protein MKFNIEGKTALITGADSGIGKSTAGFLVDEGVTIILSDRDQEALNETIKELKETRKDAKIFGITADITKNEEVKALAKKIKDDFGGAHIVVNAAGARGAAGDFLSLSDDDWMQTIDVDLMGAVRIARAFIPQMQELNWGRMIMIASENAYQPYEEESPYNACKAGIINLSKCLSRSYSKENILFNCVSPAYVKTPMTDAMMEDLAEERNCSVDEAVAWFVKNKRPHIAMERRGKPEEVGSTIAFLCSEHATYINGANIRVDGGAVESAF
- a CDS encoding VanW family protein, producing MNEIEKPKQRGQLRQLLGKEYFILKRRYHWVFTDRKYANTTSNTSFTHSVFKHRSLVLRPLKDVDMYLQENKRTNLSIAIKHLHEIEIKPNEYFSLWKLVGRPTKRKGYLEGLVLKSGAIDRDIGGGLCQLGNLLFWVFAHSPLTITERYRHGFDVFPDVNRKVPFGAGATLSYNYIDLQVKNETEHSFIIKLWLDKTHLNGELFSNNEIKESYKIEERNHQIKQQYWGGYSRHNQIFKIINTGEAETESMIVENHAIMMYNPFLQNKKE